A region from the Candidatus Electrothrix scaldis genome encodes:
- a CDS encoding peptidylprolyl isomerase, with protein sequence MTVAKSGDNVKVHYTGTLEDGTQFDSSREVEPLEFTLGSGQVIVGFDEEITGMEPGEKKNVTIPADKAYGQRNEEMVINAPRDQIPADITPEVGQQLQLSGPGNQPIMVKVTEVTDEHVQLDANPPLAGKDLTFELELLEIV encoded by the coding sequence ATGACTGTAGCAAAATCAGGAGACAACGTTAAAGTTCATTACACTGGCACCCTTGAGGACGGCACCCAGTTTGACTCTTCCAGAGAGGTCGAACCGCTGGAGTTCACCTTGGGCAGTGGTCAGGTGATTGTCGGCTTTGATGAGGAGATCACAGGTATGGAACCCGGGGAAAAAAAGAATGTTACGATTCCTGCGGACAAGGCCTACGGTCAGCGTAATGAAGAAATGGTGATTAATGCCCCCCGTGATCAGATACCTGCTGATATTACCCCGGAAGTAGGACAGCAATTACAGCTTTCAGGACCTGGTAATCAGCCTATTATGGTTAAAGTTACTGAGGTGACGGATGAGCATGTGCAGTTGGATGCCAATCCGCCCTTGGCTGGCAAGGATCTGACCTTTGAGTTGGAGCTGCTTGAGATCGTCTAA
- a CDS encoding ABC-F family ATP-binding cassette domain-containing protein has product MSNLLSCRDLSKAFGAQTLFSSVSLVLAKGDRVGLIGPNGSGKSTLLKIFADLIEADSGEIFRQRHVRVSYLAQADVFAEEKSCADNLYPAVEGLHLEEAEQYNRVHSLLSRAEFPDPDSPVGLLSGGWRKRLAICRALVVHPDVLVMDEPTNHLDIEGILWLEKLLKASLPESPDAYLMVSHDRRFLENTVNRIIELSAAYPDGTFQVNGNYSAFLEKRDTFLEQQQEMEERLANKVRRENEWLSRGPKARGTKAKSRKDAAYRLQDELSVLKQRNRVGTAVDIAFDGTDRKTKKLLVATGISKGFEGRTLFSDLDLTLSPGTRLGLLGRNGCGKSTLMQIFAAAGSGEGLQPDTGKVETADNLRIISFDQRREQLDQEQTLRRALAPDGDSVVYQDRSIHVASWAQRFLFRTDQLETPVSRLSGGEQARILIASLMRRPADILLLDEPTNDLDIPSLNVLEQSLNEFAGALVLVTHDRFMLDRICDQVLGFDGKGNATLFADYEQWLAALNTGSDIEGKAEEEKKQSKKKASGKPAPKKSAKKLSYMDQREYDQMEEKILEAETRQEELESAIQEPEIAADPAKLAECCEELEIVQKKVADLYARWEELEAMQNGD; this is encoded by the coding sequence ATGTCTAACCTGCTTTCTTGTCGTGACCTGAGTAAGGCATTTGGTGCCCAGACCCTGTTTTCCTCAGTAAGCCTGGTTTTGGCCAAGGGGGATAGGGTTGGGCTTATCGGACCGAATGGCTCTGGAAAATCTACCCTGCTGAAGATTTTTGCTGACCTGATTGAGGCAGATAGTGGTGAGATCTTCCGGCAGCGTCATGTCCGGGTCAGTTATCTGGCCCAGGCGGATGTCTTTGCAGAAGAGAAAAGCTGCGCTGATAACCTCTATCCAGCAGTAGAGGGACTTCATCTGGAGGAGGCTGAGCAGTATAATCGAGTCCACAGCCTGCTTAGTCGTGCCGAGTTCCCAGACCCGGACAGCCCGGTTGGCCTGCTCTCTGGTGGGTGGCGGAAACGGCTGGCTATCTGTCGGGCCTTGGTGGTCCATCCTGATGTCCTGGTCATGGACGAGCCTACCAACCACCTGGACATCGAGGGTATTCTCTGGTTGGAAAAGCTGCTCAAGGCCTCGTTGCCGGAAAGCCCGGATGCCTATCTTATGGTTAGCCATGATCGTCGTTTTCTGGAAAACACGGTCAATCGAATCATCGAACTCTCAGCTGCCTATCCTGATGGGACATTTCAGGTCAATGGCAATTACTCTGCCTTTCTGGAAAAACGCGATACCTTTTTAGAGCAGCAACAGGAAATGGAGGAACGGCTGGCCAATAAGGTGCGGCGGGAGAATGAATGGCTCAGTCGCGGTCCCAAGGCCCGGGGAACCAAAGCAAAATCCCGTAAGGACGCAGCTTATCGCTTACAGGATGAGCTCTCTGTCCTGAAACAGCGGAATCGGGTGGGAACCGCTGTGGATATTGCCTTTGATGGCACTGATCGCAAGACCAAAAAGTTGTTGGTTGCCACCGGAATTTCCAAGGGGTTTGAGGGGCGGACTCTGTTTTCCGATCTTGACCTGACCCTTTCACCGGGAACTCGTCTTGGGCTGCTGGGGCGGAACGGCTGCGGAAAGTCCACCCTGATGCAGATTTTTGCGGCTGCCGGGAGCGGGGAAGGGCTTCAGCCGGATACAGGGAAGGTTGAGACAGCGGATAATCTCCGCATTATCAGTTTTGACCAACGTCGAGAGCAACTGGATCAGGAGCAGACCCTGCGGCGGGCCCTAGCCCCGGATGGTGATTCCGTGGTATATCAGGATCGTTCCATCCATGTGGCCTCCTGGGCCCAGCGTTTTCTCTTTCGTACTGATCAGCTGGAGACCCCGGTGTCCCGGCTTTCCGGTGGGGAGCAAGCGCGGATCCTCATTGCCTCGCTGATGCGGCGACCTGCGGATATCCTCCTTTTGGATGAGCCCACTAACGACCTGGATATTCCTTCACTGAATGTCCTGGAGCAGAGTCTGAATGAGTTTGCCGGGGCCTTGGTCCTGGTGACCCATGATCGTTTTATGCTGGATCGAATCTGCGATCAGGTTCTTGGATTTGACGGCAAGGGCAATGCCACCTTGTTTGCTGATTATGAGCAATGGCTGGCTGCCCTGAATACAGGGAGTGATATCGAGGGCAAGGCGGAGGAGGAGAAAAAGCAAAGCAAGAAGAAGGCGTCAGGGAAACCTGCTCCGAAAAAATCCGCGAAAAAGCTCTCCTACATGGATCAGCGTGAGTATGATCAGATGGAAGAGAAGATTCTGGAAGCAGAGACTCGGCAGGAGGAGCTGGAATCCGCGATACAGGAGCCGGAAATAGCAGCAGACCCGGCCAAACTGGCTGAGTGCTGCGAGGAACTGGAGATTGTGCAGAAGAAGGTCGCTGATCTCTACGCTCGTTGGGAGGAGTTGGAGGCAATGCAGAATGGGGACTGA
- the pheA gene encoding prephenate dehydratase, translated as MKTIPEVRQRIDEIDDTVLNLLKERLDCAEMIGGLKKESARSTWDPRREREIFERLLADNGEKFPEKALKSIFHEIITACRLAQQSEKVAFLGPEATFTHLAGVRFFGQTAEYKAVETIDEIFREVEKGRVQYGIVPVENSIEGAVFPTLDSFMKYRVKICGESRLPIRHNLVCQSGDIKDIQTVASHYQPLAQCREWLRKNMADVPTLEVFSTAGAAQMAANNPNIGAIASELAGKTYNVQVAVSGIEDYQGNTTRFLVIGQQSPAPSGLDKTSLLLGMADRPGALNEALTVLSAKGINLAKIESRPIKGKQWKYLFFLDLVGHIEDPAIKEGCSILRQICAYYEWLGSYPKAESREEVGEHV; from the coding sequence ATGAAGACCATACCTGAGGTTCGGCAACGGATTGACGAAATTGACGATACCGTGTTGAACCTGCTCAAGGAACGCCTTGACTGCGCCGAAATGATTGGCGGGTTAAAGAAGGAGTCAGCACGCTCAACCTGGGATCCTCGCCGTGAACGGGAGATTTTTGAGCGTTTGCTGGCAGATAACGGAGAAAAGTTTCCTGAAAAGGCCCTGAAAAGCATATTTCACGAGATTATCACTGCTTGTCGACTGGCGCAGCAAAGCGAGAAAGTGGCTTTCTTGGGTCCAGAGGCGACCTTTACCCATCTGGCTGGGGTACGTTTTTTCGGGCAGACTGCCGAGTACAAGGCTGTGGAAACCATTGATGAGATTTTTCGTGAGGTGGAAAAGGGCAGGGTGCAGTACGGTATCGTGCCGGTGGAAAATTCCATTGAAGGTGCGGTCTTTCCAACCTTGGACTCATTTATGAAATATAGGGTTAAGATCTGCGGGGAATCACGCCTGCCTATCCGCCATAATCTGGTTTGTCAGTCAGGTGATATTAAGGATATCCAAACAGTTGCCTCGCATTATCAACCTCTGGCCCAGTGCCGGGAATGGCTGCGCAAGAATATGGCGGATGTCCCTACGTTGGAGGTTTTTTCCACCGCAGGCGCTGCCCAGATGGCTGCCAATAATCCCAATATCGGGGCCATTGCCAGTGAACTGGCGGGCAAGACCTATAATGTTCAGGTCGCCGTGAGCGGGATTGAGGATTACCAGGGCAATACCACCCGCTTCTTGGTGATTGGACAACAGTCTCCGGCTCCCAGCGGCCTGGATAAAACCTCCCTGCTTCTCGGCATGGCGGATCGCCCTGGTGCTCTCAATGAAGCCCTGACCGTACTTTCGGCCAAGGGGATTAACCTGGCCAAGATTGAATCCCGTCCCATCAAGGGGAAACAATGGAAATATCTCTTCTTCCTTGATTTGGTTGGGCATATCGAAGATCCTGCTATAAAAGAGGGCTGCTCCATACTCAGGCAAATCTGCGCCTATTACGAGTGGTTGGGGTCTTATCCCAAGGCGGAGAGCAGAGAGGAAGTGGGCGAACATGTCTAA
- a CDS encoding CZB domain-containing protein: protein MDKIEIMTTLKLAAVSHRAWLSNAQALIDGIPLDKDKVPVGSCDCEFGRWYHGEGQRLKGIPGFKDIEKPHEKLHETYLEIFALLYGEENQKPSLFSKLIGRAQKAATEKREAARAKSLLLKDYSNEVIEKVERLQKVINAMGEKQLSSYLS, encoded by the coding sequence ATGGATAAAATTGAAATAATGACCACCTTGAAACTCGCTGCGGTGTCCCACCGGGCATGGCTCAGTAATGCCCAGGCTTTGATTGATGGTATTCCCTTGGACAAAGACAAAGTGCCGGTAGGTTCATGTGACTGTGAGTTTGGCAGATGGTATCATGGAGAAGGCCAACGGCTCAAAGGTATTCCAGGCTTTAAAGATATAGAAAAGCCGCATGAAAAACTTCACGAGACATATCTGGAAATATTTGCTCTCCTCTACGGTGAAGAGAACCAAAAGCCTTCTTTGTTTAGTAAGCTTATTGGCCGAGCCCAAAAGGCAGCGACAGAAAAGCGGGAGGCTGCAAGGGCTAAGTCACTTCTCCTGAAAGATTATTCTAATGAGGTCATTGAGAAGGTAGAGCGTCTGCAAAAAGTGATCAACGCAATGGGGGAAAAGCAATTATCCTCTTATCTGTCATAA